In one window of Haloprofundus halophilus DNA:
- a CDS encoding superoxide dismutase, protein MATYELPDLPYDYDALEPSIDARIMELHHDKHHQGYVDGANSALDKLEQMRSDGDYGDIKGVERNLAFNLSGHVNHTVFWENMSPDGGGEPGGELADALDEHFSGFDQFKDHFSAAAKGVEGSGWGFLAYDHVADKPIVTMAENHQNQTPQGATPLLVLDVWEHAYYLQYENGRGEYVDNFWDVVDWDDVAERYDQAQSASLITG, encoded by the coding sequence ATGGCAACATACGAACTTCCGGACCTCCCGTACGACTACGACGCACTCGAACCGTCCATCGACGCGCGCATCATGGAACTCCACCACGACAAACACCACCAGGGGTACGTCGACGGTGCGAACTCGGCGCTCGACAAACTGGAACAGATGCGGAGCGACGGCGACTACGGCGACATCAAAGGCGTCGAACGCAACCTCGCGTTCAACCTCTCGGGGCACGTCAACCACACCGTCTTCTGGGAGAACATGTCGCCCGACGGCGGCGGCGAACCGGGCGGCGAACTCGCCGACGCCCTCGACGAGCACTTCAGCGGTTTCGACCAGTTCAAAGACCACTTCTCGGCGGCCGCGAAGGGCGTCGAAGGCTCCGGATGGGGCTTCCTCGCCTACGACCACGTCGCCGACAAACCCATCGTGACGATGGCCGAGAACCACCAGAACCAGACTCCACAGGGCGCGACGCCGCTTCTGGTGCTCGACGTGTGGGAGCACGCCTACTACCTCCAGTACGAGAACGGACGCGGCGAGTACGTCGACAACTTCTGGGACGTCGTCGACTGGGACGACGTCGCCGAACGCTACGACCAGGCGCAGTCGGCGAGCCTCATCACCGGGTGA
- a CDS encoding DUF7344 domain-containing protein, translating into MQLRQRTVPEYEIHTVLSNQRRRVALEHLGSGPGRTTVRELSEVVATAETGESPPPRNVRESVYISLHQTHLPKLHDLGVVDYDRERKEIRLLEGARDVDLYMEVVTKHGITWGEYYRGLGVLSLLTVVAASIGVPGLSLAAPVLWASAFLALFACSTLYQLWARRWQVFRALR; encoded by the coding sequence ATGCAACTACGACAACGAACCGTCCCGGAGTACGAGATTCACACCGTCTTATCGAACCAGCGTCGTCGGGTCGCCTTAGAACACCTCGGGTCAGGACCGGGGCGAACGACCGTCCGCGAACTCTCGGAGGTGGTCGCCACCGCCGAAACAGGCGAGTCGCCGCCGCCGCGGAACGTCCGCGAGTCGGTGTACATCTCGCTCCACCAGACGCACCTCCCGAAGCTTCACGACCTCGGGGTCGTCGACTACGACCGCGAGCGGAAGGAGATTCGACTGCTCGAAGGCGCTCGCGACGTCGACCTGTACATGGAGGTCGTGACGAAACACGGCATCACGTGGGGCGAGTACTATCGAGGACTGGGCGTCCTCTCGCTTCTAACCGTCGTCGCGGCGAGTATCGGCGTCCCCGGACTCTCGCTCGCCGCTCCGGTTCTGTGGGCGAGCGCGTTTCTCGCCCTCTTCGCCTGTTCGACGCTGTACCAACTGTGGGCCAGACGGTGGCAGGTGTTCAGAGCGTTGAGATAG
- a CDS encoding UbiA family prenyltransferase, which yields MTHGSSHQTVEAESTAAWWERIVDRTTKYGERAGDALMYSSAYLAVIAAVELAIVMMLLGIEANPAPVVVAFVTFAVYAYDRLVDVESDEVSNPRQAAFVRRHRDVLYLMASVCYGLAVALSVLGGPYALGITLLPGMFGVLYASDWMPDVGVRFARFKEILVVNTAVVAFAWAVTLTFLPLAFAGRAFTPAAGVVFCYFFLRSFVDTELPNVGDVESDRASDVSTLPLVLGVRGTRYALYGLDLVSLALVVYAAGTGLLPSGVATALGVGIAYSSSVVSRIGRTEDYELLTLASECEYLLVGATLATVVLV from the coding sequence ATGACACACGGAAGTTCACATCAGACGGTAGAGGCGGAGAGTACGGCGGCGTGGTGGGAACGAATCGTCGACCGAACGACGAAGTACGGCGAGCGGGCGGGCGACGCCCTGATGTACAGTTCGGCGTACCTCGCGGTCATCGCGGCGGTGGAGCTCGCCATCGTGATGATGCTTCTGGGCATCGAAGCGAACCCCGCGCCGGTCGTCGTGGCGTTCGTGACGTTCGCCGTCTACGCCTACGACCGACTCGTCGACGTCGAGAGCGACGAGGTGTCGAACCCGCGTCAGGCCGCCTTCGTCAGACGTCACCGCGACGTACTGTACCTGATGGCGTCGGTCTGTTACGGGCTCGCCGTCGCGCTGTCGGTGCTCGGCGGCCCGTACGCGCTGGGTATCACCCTCTTACCGGGGATGTTCGGCGTCCTGTACGCCTCCGACTGGATGCCCGACGTCGGCGTTCGGTTCGCCCGGTTCAAAGAGATACTCGTCGTCAACACGGCCGTCGTGGCGTTCGCGTGGGCGGTCACCTTGACGTTCCTGCCGCTGGCGTTCGCCGGACGGGCGTTCACGCCCGCCGCCGGCGTCGTTTTCTGTTACTTCTTCCTTCGCTCGTTCGTCGACACGGAGCTACCGAACGTCGGTGACGTCGAGAGCGACCGAGCGTCCGACGTCTCGACGCTGCCACTGGTCCTCGGCGTCCGGGGGACGCGGTACGCGCTGTACGGGCTCGACCTCGTTTCGCTCGCGTTAGTCGTCTACGCGGCCGGTACGGGCCTCCTCCCGTCGGGTGTCGCCACGGCGCTCGGCGTCGGAATCGCGTACTCGTCGTCGGTCGTCTCCCGAATCGGTCGGACGGAGGACTACGAACTCCTCACGCTCGCGTCCGAGTGCGAGTACCTGCTCGTCGGTGCGACGCTCGCAACCGTCGTCCTCGTCTGA
- a CDS encoding histidine kinase N-terminal 7TM domain-containing protein has protein sequence MSALSQLYVVVLATVGIGLTATLLAWRERPEPGATPLVAMLAGQSWWSVFFAFELQATTLAAKAFWSDVQWVGVVVIPVAWVLFAMEYTGRDQYVRSKYIALLSVVPVVTVALAATGDYHDLLYTGSELVVRDDVTTLRREGGPWYWVTASYTYVLGLVGSVPLLGYVRSETSQFRGQSVALLIGTIAPWVSNILFLYGAVPVPGLDPTPVAFAISGVAYLGALTKFRLLGTSPAPNRRARRLVFERMQDAAVVVDSHEYIVDMNESATEMLGTTARAALGRPAGEVLPKYDRVPSVGTTSEHVTVDGRNGRRHYDVTVTEISDFHGRYVGRVIAYHNVDEHLRHQQRLEVLNRVLRHNIRNETNVIYGYADLVADEGGPQSDRAEIIKERAIAIADMGEKARQIVDIFEQVRRDSRAVPVSDLVTERSADVADRYPNAEIRVEALPADAHVNAVLGPALSNLVENAVEHNTGSTPTVEVSATVDDGRVRLVVADDGPGIDVYEQAVLERGTETALEHGSGLGLWLVAWAVGIADGTVEFEENDPTGSVVTVEVPVVSADSENRGEPETAPSRAETSESPTVSE, from the coding sequence GTGAGCGCACTGAGCCAACTGTACGTGGTCGTACTCGCCACCGTCGGCATCGGGCTGACCGCGACGCTGCTCGCCTGGCGCGAGCGGCCCGAACCCGGAGCGACGCCGCTGGTTGCGATGCTGGCCGGGCAGAGTTGGTGGTCGGTCTTCTTCGCGTTCGAACTACAAGCGACGACGCTCGCCGCCAAGGCGTTCTGGTCCGACGTCCAGTGGGTGGGCGTCGTCGTCATCCCCGTCGCGTGGGTGCTGTTCGCGATGGAGTACACCGGTCGCGACCAGTACGTCCGGTCCAAGTACATCGCGCTTCTGTCCGTCGTTCCCGTCGTTACGGTGGCGCTGGCGGCGACCGGCGACTACCACGACCTCCTCTACACCGGGTCGGAACTCGTCGTGCGGGACGACGTCACTACCTTGCGCCGCGAAGGCGGTCCGTGGTACTGGGTGACCGCCAGTTACACGTACGTTCTCGGGCTGGTCGGGTCGGTTCCGCTCCTCGGTTACGTCCGAAGCGAGACCTCACAGTTCCGCGGGCAGAGCGTCGCACTGCTGATCGGGACTATCGCGCCGTGGGTGAGCAACATCCTCTTTCTGTACGGCGCGGTCCCGGTTCCGGGACTCGACCCGACGCCGGTCGCGTTCGCTATCTCCGGCGTCGCGTACCTCGGTGCGCTCACCAAGTTTCGACTGCTCGGAACCAGTCCCGCTCCGAACCGCCGGGCGCGGCGACTCGTCTTCGAGCGCATGCAGGACGCCGCCGTCGTCGTCGACAGCCACGAGTACATTGTCGATATGAACGAGAGTGCAACGGAGATGCTCGGGACGACGGCCCGCGCGGCGCTCGGCCGACCGGCCGGGGAGGTGCTCCCGAAGTACGACCGCGTTCCGAGCGTCGGAACGACGTCCGAGCACGTCACCGTCGACGGCCGAAACGGGCGGCGGCACTACGACGTGACGGTCACGGAGATCAGCGACTTCCACGGCCGGTACGTCGGCCGCGTCATCGCCTATCACAACGTCGACGAGCACCTGCGCCACCAGCAACGTCTCGAAGTGCTCAATCGGGTGCTTCGACACAACATCCGCAACGAGACGAACGTCATCTACGGCTACGCCGACCTCGTCGCCGACGAGGGCGGTCCCCAGAGCGACCGTGCGGAGATAATCAAGGAACGGGCGATAGCCATCGCCGACATGGGCGAGAAAGCCAGGCAGATCGTCGACATCTTCGAGCAGGTCCGCCGGGACTCGCGGGCGGTCCCGGTCTCGGACCTCGTGACCGAACGGAGCGCCGACGTCGCCGACCGGTATCCGAACGCGGAGATTCGCGTCGAGGCGCTGCCGGCGGACGCGCACGTGAACGCGGTGCTCGGCCCGGCGCTCTCGAACCTCGTCGAGAACGCGGTCGAACACAACACCGGTTCGACCCCGACCGTCGAGGTGAGCGCCACCGTCGACGACGGTCGCGTTCGACTCGTCGTCGCCGACGACGGGCCGGGCATCGACGTCTACGAACAGGCGGTTCTCGAACGCGGCACGGAGACGGCGCTCGAACACGGCAGCGGCCTCGGTCTCTGGCTGGTCGCGTGGGCGGTCGGCATCGCCGACGGTACCGTCGAGTTCGAGGAGAACGACCCGACGGGGTCGGTGGTCACCGTCGAGGTGCCGGTCGTCTCGGCGGACAGTGAGAATCGAGGGGAGCCAGAGACCGCTCCGAGTCGGGCAGAGACGAGCGAATCTCCGACTGTAAGCGAGTGA
- a CDS encoding quinone oxidoreductase family protein gives MRAIRVTEFGGTDALEPVDVEEPNPGPGEVRIDVEAAGINFADIMQRRGHYRGGPEPPYVPGMEAAGTVDAVGEGVDREVGDRVVAMTGGGAYAEKVVTPADGLFDVPPGMEFAEAAGFPVQFLTAHCCLHEWGGLDGDESDERVLIQAAAGGVGTAAVQLADAAGAESFGTASSREKLDLAERLGLDHPIDYTEDAFEEVVEDETDGEGVDLVLDGVGGDVFDASLDALNYRGRLVTYGVASGDPAQADTTRLLFENKSVVGFHLGRAMQRDPRSVLKAVPELTELLAGGELEVVVGERFSLAAAADAHEYIENRESTGKVVLEP, from the coding sequence ATGCGCGCGATTCGTGTCACCGAGTTCGGAGGAACTGACGCGCTCGAACCCGTCGATGTCGAGGAGCCGAATCCCGGACCGGGCGAGGTCCGGATCGACGTGGAGGCCGCCGGCATCAACTTCGCCGACATCATGCAGCGGCGCGGCCACTACCGCGGCGGTCCGGAACCGCCGTACGTTCCGGGGATGGAAGCCGCCGGGACCGTCGACGCCGTCGGCGAGGGCGTCGACCGCGAGGTCGGCGACCGAGTCGTGGCCATGACCGGCGGCGGCGCGTACGCCGAGAAGGTCGTCACGCCCGCCGACGGCCTCTTCGACGTGCCGCCCGGGATGGAGTTCGCCGAGGCCGCCGGCTTCCCGGTGCAGTTTCTCACGGCGCACTGCTGTCTCCACGAGTGGGGCGGCCTCGACGGCGACGAGTCGGACGAGCGCGTCCTGATTCAGGCCGCCGCGGGCGGTGTCGGCACAGCGGCCGTCCAGTTGGCCGACGCCGCGGGCGCGGAGTCGTTCGGGACCGCGAGCAGTCGGGAGAAACTCGACCTCGCGGAGCGTCTCGGTCTCGACCACCCCATCGACTACACCGAAGACGCGTTCGAGGAGGTCGTCGAAGACGAGACCGACGGCGAGGGCGTCGACCTCGTCCTCGACGGCGTCGGCGGCGACGTGTTCGACGCCAGCCTCGACGCGCTGAACTACCGCGGCCGACTCGTCACCTACGGTGTCGCCAGCGGCGACCCCGCGCAGGCGGACACGACGCGTCTGCTGTTCGAGAACAAGTCGGTGGTCGGCTTCCACCTCGGTCGCGCGATGCAGCGCGACCCCCGGTCGGTGCTGAAGGCGGTGCCCGAACTGACCGAACTCCTCGCCGGAGGCGAACTCGAAGTCGTCGTGGGCGAGCGGTTTTCGCTCGCTGCGGCCGCCGACGCCCACGAGTACATCGAGAACCGGGAGTCGACCGGCAAGGTCGTGCTCGAACCGTAG
- a CDS encoding DUF7522 family protein, with protein sequence MSDATERLLVSIRRFGGESLRDVWLFDQWTHEQLYVRSDVASDLSALDVDALIDNERYGYVTRDTYESLLDDEYAYTVRGFEKTEQFRTFLADCDHRIGVLAGFDRSGGGHDFARLHEDIVSAVEETPVEEFVPSTCD encoded by the coding sequence ATGAGCGACGCGACGGAGCGACTCCTCGTGTCGATCCGACGGTTCGGCGGTGAGTCGCTCCGCGACGTATGGCTGTTCGACCAGTGGACCCACGAACAGCTGTACGTCCGGTCGGATGTCGCGAGCGACCTCTCGGCGCTCGACGTGGACGCGCTCATCGACAACGAGCGCTACGGCTACGTCACCCGCGATACCTACGAATCGCTGCTCGACGACGAGTACGCCTACACGGTTCGCGGGTTCGAGAAGACCGAACAGTTTCGGACGTTTCTCGCCGACTGTGACCACCGTATCGGCGTTCTCGCGGGGTTCGACCGCTCGGGCGGCGGTCACGACTTCGCACGGCTGCACGAGGATATCGTCTCCGCCGTCGAGGAGACGCCCGTCGAGGAGTTCGTGCCGAGCACCTGCGACTGA
- a CDS encoding cryptochrome/photolyase family protein has translation MQLHWHRRDLRVSDNRALAAAADEAERRGEVVPVFAFDDLILEHAAAPRVRYMLDSLAELRERYRDRGSDLVAVRGDPSTLLVDLAEEFGAERVVWNDDYSGLAEERDGAVRAALSEAGVEHESFCDQVHHEPGEIRTNAGDPYSVFTYFWKKWRDREKAEPYREPEASELASIAEDDELPTIDELGFEEPAAEVQTAGTDAARERLAAFCDDAIFRYAEDRDYPTREATSRLSADLKWGTIGIREVYEATEAAKSAAEGDETESVEEFQSQLAWREFYAQVLYFNQRVVSENYKEYTNEIEWRNDEEGLQAWKDGETGYPIVDAGMRQLREEAYMHNRLRMVVASFLTKDLLVDWREGYDHFRELLADHDTGNDNGGWQWAASTGTDAQPYFRVFNPMTQGERYDPDAEYIKRYVPELADADAAAVHSWHELSADDREDAAPDYPAPIVDHDERREEAVAMFERARGETDE, from the coding sequence ATGCAACTGCACTGGCACCGACGCGACCTGCGGGTGTCGGACAACCGCGCGCTCGCGGCGGCGGCCGACGAAGCCGAGCGTCGCGGCGAGGTCGTCCCCGTGTTCGCCTTCGACGACCTGATTCTCGAACACGCCGCCGCGCCGAGGGTCCGGTACATGCTCGACTCGCTCGCGGAGCTTCGGGAACGATACCGCGACCGCGGCAGCGACCTCGTCGCCGTCCGCGGCGACCCCTCGACGCTGCTCGTGGACCTCGCCGAGGAGTTCGGAGCCGAGCGAGTCGTCTGGAACGACGACTACTCCGGACTCGCCGAGGAGCGCGACGGGGCGGTTCGGGCCGCGCTCTCCGAGGCGGGAGTCGAACACGAGTCGTTCTGCGACCAGGTGCACCACGAACCCGGCGAGATTCGGACGAACGCGGGAGACCCCTACTCGGTGTTCACCTACTTCTGGAAGAAGTGGCGCGACCGCGAGAAGGCGGAGCCGTACCGCGAACCCGAGGCGTCCGAACTGGCGTCGATAGCCGAAGACGACGAACTGCCGACCATCGACGAGTTGGGCTTCGAAGAACCCGCCGCCGAGGTCCAGACCGCCGGCACCGACGCCGCGCGCGAGCGACTCGCGGCGTTCTGCGACGACGCTATCTTCCGGTACGCCGAGGACCGCGACTATCCGACGCGGGAGGCGACCTCTCGCCTGTCGGCGGACCTCAAGTGGGGGACCATCGGGATTCGGGAGGTGTACGAAGCGACCGAGGCGGCGAAATCGGCGGCCGAGGGCGACGAAACCGAGTCGGTCGAGGAGTTCCAGTCGCAGTTGGCGTGGCGCGAGTTCTACGCCCAAGTCCTCTACTTCAACCAGCGCGTCGTCTCGGAGAACTACAAGGAGTACACGAACGAAATCGAGTGGCGAAACGACGAGGAGGGGTTGCAGGCGTGGAAGGACGGCGAGACGGGCTACCCCATCGTCGACGCGGGGATGCGCCAACTGCGGGAGGAGGCGTACATGCACAACCGCCTGCGGATGGTCGTCGCCTCGTTCCTGACGAAGGACCTCCTCGTCGACTGGCGCGAGGGGTACGACCACTTCCGCGAACTGCTCGCCGACCACGACACGGGCAACGACAACGGCGGGTGGCAGTGGGCGGCCTCGACGGGCACCGACGCCCAGCCGTACTTTCGGGTGTTCAACCCGATGACGCAGGGTGAGCGCTACGACCCCGACGCCGAGTACATCAAGCGGTACGTCCCCGAACTGGCGGACGCTGACGCCGCCGCGGTTCACTCGTGGCACGAACTGTCCGCGGACGACCGGGAGGACGCCGCTCCCGACTATCCGGCGCCCATCGTCGACCACGACGAACGGCGCGAGGAAGCCGTCGCGATGTTCGAGCGCGCTCGCGGCGAGACCGACGAGTAG
- a CDS encoding MBL fold metallo-hydrolase: MIQNLAGGVSAFTSNAFLVEGDRTVLVDTGANFDLVSELRDRVGDDGIDAVVLTHTHPDHVGNVDAVREAFDAETWGFDPEQPAVDRAIEDESTVRLGDGEYVALHTPGHKNDHLCFYSEDAGTLFAGDLVFQNGGFGRTDLPEGDRELLIRSIDRVRSVVDDSLAAMHVGHGPSVLERPYDHVEMAARAARLG, translated from the coding sequence GTGATTCAGAACCTCGCCGGAGGCGTCTCCGCCTTCACCAGCAACGCGTTTCTCGTCGAGGGCGACCGAACCGTCCTCGTCGACACCGGCGCGAACTTCGACCTCGTCTCCGAACTCCGCGACCGAGTCGGCGACGACGGCATCGACGCCGTCGTCCTCACCCACACTCACCCCGACCACGTCGGCAACGTGGACGCCGTCCGAGAGGCCTTCGACGCGGAGACGTGGGGATTCGACCCCGAGCAACCCGCGGTCGACCGCGCCATCGAGGACGAGTCGACGGTGCGACTCGGCGACGGGGAGTACGTCGCGCTCCACACGCCCGGACACAAGAACGACCACCTCTGCTTCTACAGCGAGGACGCGGGGACGCTGTTCGCCGGCGACCTCGTCTTCCAGAACGGCGGGTTCGGACGCACCGACCTGCCGGAGGGCGACCGCGAACTACTGATACGGAGCATCGACCGCGTACGGTCCGTCGTCGACGACTCGCTCGCGGCGATGCACGTCGGGCACGGCCCGAGCGTCCTCGAACGGCCGTACGACCACGTGGAGATGGCCGCCCGCGCGGCGAGGTTGGGGTGA
- the sod gene encoding superoxide dismutase produces the protein MSYELDPLPYDYDALEPHISEQVLTWHHDTHHQGYVNGWNSAEETLAENREAGEFGSSGGAMRSVTHNSSGHILHDLFWQNMSPEGGDEPSGDLADRIEEDFGSYDAWKGEFEAAAKDASGWALLVYDTFSNQLRNVVVDKHDQGAIWGGHPILALDVWEHSYYYDYGPARGDFIDAFFEVVDWDEPSTRYDQAVELFE, from the coding sequence ATGAGCTACGAACTCGACCCACTCCCGTACGACTACGACGCACTCGAACCCCACATCTCCGAGCAGGTTCTCACCTGGCATCACGACACCCACCACCAGGGCTACGTGAACGGCTGGAACTCGGCCGAAGAGACGCTCGCCGAGAACCGCGAAGCCGGAGAGTTCGGCTCCTCGGGCGGTGCGATGCGTAGCGTCACGCACAACTCCTCGGGCCACATTCTGCACGACCTGTTCTGGCAGAACATGTCGCCGGAGGGCGGCGACGAGCCGTCGGGCGACCTCGCCGACCGCATCGAGGAGGACTTCGGCTCCTACGACGCCTGGAAGGGCGAGTTCGAAGCCGCCGCGAAGGACGCCTCGGGCTGGGCGCTTCTCGTCTACGACACGTTCTCGAACCAGCTTCGCAACGTCGTCGTCGACAAGCACGACCAGGGCGCTATCTGGGGCGGCCACCCGATTCTCGCACTCGACGTCTGGGAGCACTCGTACTACTACGACTACGGCCCGGCGCGCGGCGACTTCATCGACGCGTTCTTCGAGGTCGTCGACTGGGACGAACCCAGCACCCGCTACGACCAGGCCGTCGAGCTGTTCGAATAA
- a CDS encoding ATPase — protein MRLLVAGGDRVDAGKTTFSVGLLASLRRDGYAPVGFKPRAGNDYWFDHDDFRNSVDAGRLYGKDARKLAATSAGDVEPETVNPVHRLWRPTPGKTGLLGESGRTFLVDRVTGGDGPEFVVNADAEADGLLPDEAVRSLPLADATRVGTVPEFNEVMRDRHVPAAERLARRVTATETSVVESYGDIAVPLSGVSFDAVAVVEPGRARIYDADRYLKAREAASGGPREGRLEEYVDSVVELIQPLSTVGLPALGGEARGNPERIADAYADAYDALVDSVRR, from the coding sequence ATGCGGCTGCTCGTCGCCGGCGGCGACCGCGTCGACGCCGGGAAGACGACGTTCTCGGTCGGCTTGCTCGCGTCGCTCCGACGCGACGGATACGCGCCGGTGGGGTTCAAGCCACGCGCGGGCAACGACTACTGGTTCGACCACGACGACTTCCGCAACTCGGTCGACGCCGGGCGACTGTACGGGAAGGACGCCCGGAAACTCGCGGCGACGAGCGCGGGCGACGTCGAACCCGAGACCGTCAACCCCGTCCACCGTCTCTGGCGACCCACTCCCGGCAAAACCGGCCTGCTCGGGGAGAGCGGCCGGACGTTTCTGGTCGACAGGGTGACCGGCGGCGACGGCCCCGAGTTCGTCGTCAACGCCGACGCCGAGGCGGACGGACTCCTGCCCGACGAAGCCGTTCGGTCGCTTCCGCTCGCCGACGCGACTCGCGTCGGGACGGTTCCCGAGTTCAACGAGGTGATGCGCGACCGACACGTCCCGGCCGCGGAGCGTCTCGCACGGCGAGTCACCGCGACGGAGACGAGCGTCGTCGAATCGTACGGCGACATCGCGGTCCCGCTCTCGGGCGTGTCGTTCGACGCGGTCGCCGTCGTCGAACCGGGACGAGCGCGAATCTACGACGCGGACCGATATCTCAAGGCCCGCGAAGCGGCGAGCGGCGGGCCACGCGAGGGACGGCTCGAAGAGTACGTCGACAGCGTGGTCGAGCTGATACAACCGCTGTCGACGGTCGGGTTACCGGCGCTCGGGGGCGAGGCGCGTGGGAACCCGGAGCGAATTGCCGACGCCTACGCCGACGCGTACGACGCGCTGGTCGACTCGGTGAGGCGCTGA
- a CDS encoding DUF5827 family protein, producing MPRPKSEFGELFPCDFYTPEELLDADQMYTVYEIARLLQGLDADAEIDEGIEDILLDWAIPWIMRNSEEMVVAEPPNDEEPGYYGLKDGDD from the coding sequence ATGCCGCGACCGAAATCCGAGTTCGGGGAGTTGTTCCCGTGCGACTTCTACACCCCCGAGGAACTGCTCGACGCCGACCAGATGTACACCGTCTACGAGATCGCCCGACTACTGCAGGGGCTCGACGCCGACGCGGAGATCGACGAGGGTATCGAGGATATCCTGCTCGACTGGGCGATTCCGTGGATCATGCGCAACTCCGAGGAGATGGTCGTCGCCGAACCGCCGAACGACGAGGAACCCGGCTACTACGGGCTGAAAGACGGAGACGACTGA
- a CDS encoding zinc-dependent alcohol dehydrogenase family protein, which translates to MRAAVLEAHGEPLEIADIDRPTADPDGVVIETEACGICRSDWHAWQGDWGWLGLEAQPGQVLGHEPAGRVVEVGENVENVAEGDHVAVPFNLGDGSCPECRRGHSNTCENVMPLGFVEQAPGAFAEELHVPVADHNAVHLPDGVSSTDMAGLGCRFMTSFHALAHRADVGAGDWVAVHGCGGVGLSAVHIADALGANVVAVDLQEEKLEKAKSLGAVETVDASDTDDVPDAVKALAGGGTQVSVDALGIETTCQNSVLSLGNRGQHVQIGLTTQDEQGMVSLPTDAMVMQEIEFIGSLGMPPTRYDEIFRLVASGKLDPSAVVSETVGLDDVPEKLDAMTDYETVGIPVIDEF; encoded by the coding sequence ATGCGAGCAGCAGTACTCGAAGCGCACGGAGAACCGCTGGAGATCGCCGACATCGACCGACCGACAGCCGACCCCGACGGCGTCGTCATCGAGACGGAGGCGTGCGGTATCTGTCGGAGCGACTGGCACGCCTGGCAGGGCGACTGGGGGTGGCTCGGGCTGGAGGCACAGCCCGGGCAGGTACTCGGCCACGAGCCCGCCGGACGAGTCGTCGAAGTCGGTGAGAACGTCGAGAACGTCGCCGAGGGCGACCACGTCGCCGTCCCGTTCAACCTCGGCGACGGGAGCTGTCCGGAGTGTCGCCGGGGGCACTCGAACACCTGCGAGAACGTGATGCCGCTCGGCTTCGTCGAACAGGCTCCGGGCGCGTTCGCCGAGGAGCTCCACGTCCCCGTCGCCGACCACAACGCGGTGCACCTCCCCGACGGCGTCTCGTCGACCGACATGGCCGGCCTCGGCTGCCGGTTCATGACGTCGTTCCACGCGCTCGCACACCGCGCCGACGTCGGTGCCGGCGACTGGGTCGCCGTCCACGGTTGCGGCGGCGTGGGTCTCTCGGCGGTCCACATCGCCGACGCGCTCGGTGCGAACGTCGTCGCCGTCGACCTCCAGGAGGAGAAACTGGAGAAAGCGAAGTCGCTCGGGGCGGTGGAGACCGTCGACGCCTCCGACACCGACGACGTTCCGGACGCGGTGAAGGCGCTCGCCGGCGGGGGGACGCAGGTGTCGGTCGACGCGCTCGGCATCGAGACGACGTGTCAGAACTCGGTTCTGAGCCTCGGCAACCGCGGGCAACACGTCCAGATCGGGCTGACGACGCAGGACGAACAGGGGATGGTGTCGCTGCCGACCGACGCGATGGTGATGCAGGAGATCGAGTTCATCGGCTCGCTCGGCATGCCGCCGACGCGCTACGACGAGATTTTCCGCCTCGTCGCCAGCGGGAAGCTCGACCCGAGCGCCGTCGTCTCCGAGACGGTCGGCCTCGACGACGTACCGGAGAAGCTCGACGCGATGACCGACTACGAGACGGTCGGAATCCCCGTCATCGACGAGTTCTGA